AAAAGAGAACGTGGACAAGActgattttttaaacctttGTATACGAGATTTTCATCGAAAttcgtagaaaaaaaaacaagactAGACAGTTTATTTATACATTGTCCGCTAGAACAATCGGAATCAAATATCATGTGGGACTTCATGATCCTGTACATACAAAAGTAGAGTATCTTACGTATAAACCTACGAACAGGTTTTCAAATATACTCTCTGTAAATAGTAGTTGTAAGTTAGTATATAAGATTgctaattaaaaagaaaaccttatttataaaaaaaaacatcaaacTCTAATTCTCTCCTCAAAACCCTCACATCGCAAGAAAACGGACCGTCGATTTGAAATTacgatttattaaaaaaccaaAAACACCTATATGCGAGTAGTCAACATATAAAACATGCATCGAAGCACGgtatatgaaaatttaacgTTCACAAAAAGCAGTCAAAAAATGCTCCCCATCAATCTCGCAGCTCCTCCTCGACGACCTCGACGTCCTCGTCAGGTGCGTCTCTCGGTCCATTCATAGTCTCGTACTGTTGATACTCGGCGATGAGATCGAGCAGATCGGCGTGTGCGTCGGTGAACTCGTTCTCCTCCATCCCCTCACCCGTGAACCAGTGCAGAAACGCTTTCCTCTTGAACATCAGAGTGAACTGCGCGGAGACTCGCTTGAAGACCTCGTGGATGACGGTGCTGTTGCCCAGGAACGTTCCGGAGATGCTGAGACCCTTGGGCGGTATGTCGCACACGGCCGTCTTGACGTTGTTCGGGATCCAGTCGACGAAATACGGGCTGTTCTTGTTCTGAATGTTGAGCATTTCGTCCTCGACCTCTTTCATCGACATCTGACCTCGGAAGATCGCCGCCACCGTGAGGTACCTTCGCCGAAAGAATGAAACTTACAGAATATCTATTTTCGGTTTACGAACGACAATTAACGCTCGTAGCATTTCCTCGTCGAGGCTTAAAATATACAAGAAAGAGGCGCTCGCTATTGCTCAACTTATGAACTGCATCGGCAATCGGTTTTAAAAGCCGATAAGCTCTGACAGATCCTGGGATTCCCCGCACTTTGTAACTAAATTTACTAGCCGTCTCGCGTACCCAAACTGGCGTCGCCGCGTGTACTATACGCGCGAGATACGCATCTCTCGCAATAAACGAGGAGAATAATTAAAGACGACCTTAAGCGCCAAACGTCAAGGGTCGAATATTAGGGTGTGCCTATCCGCGATTTTACTGCGCAGTCGAGTTACCGTTATCCCATTAGTGCGCGCCCCGATTATAAATTATCATTTATGCTGGACTGTAAATAATTCGAGTAATCGTCATTGTCTCCGACGCATCGATCGATTGATGTATTATTACCTTCCGTTTCGTGGATCGCAGGCAGCCATTACGTTCCGCGCGTCGAACATCTGCTGCGTCAACTCGGACACGCTGAGGCCGTTGTAGATCTTGCTGGCTCGGGATATCAGCGGAGCGAAGCCCGTCAGGAAGAAGTGCAGCCGCGGGAAGGGGACCATGTTCACCGCGAGCTTTCGCAAATCCGCGTTCAGTTGACCTATGACGATCGCGAGGGAGAATCGGACTCGTTAAGAGCTGTCGGATAGGAAGGTGAATGACATAATGGGCGTGTATGAGAGCGATAATAGAGATTGCGTAAACGAGCTAATGGCATAGCGACTGATGTCGGCAGTTTAAGTGGCTGGAAATTGCTCTTTCATAGTTTTCACTCGGACGTAATCTATTCCATTgtgtggctcaattgtaattCGTGCTTACGCTTCCAGTAGAATGATcgcgtaatttttatttcaaactaACCGGGAAATCTGAGACACGTGGTCACGCCGGACATGGTGAGCGAGACCAAGTGGTTGAGATCGGTATAGGTTGGGCTGGGCAGCTCGAGGGTCCTCAGGCAAATCTCGTACAGGGCCTGGTTATCGATGCAGAACGTCGAGTCCGTGAGATTGACCAGCTGCTGAATCGACAGCAGCACGTTGTACGGCCCGACCACGGTGTCCTGGACCTTGGGCGACGGCACGATCGAGTACGCGTTGATGATCCTGTCGGGATACTCGTCCCTAATTTTGGACAGCAACAAGGTGCCCATTCCCGAACCGGTACCACCTCCCAGCGAGTGGGTCAGCTGAAAGCCCTGAATGCAATCGCAGTTCTCGGCTTCGCGGCGAACGACGTCGAGGACCTGGTCGACTATCTCGGCGCCTTCGGTGTAGTGGCCCTTGGCCCAGTTGTTGCTGGCGCCGTTTTGGCCGAAGATGAAGTTGTCGGGTCGGAAGAGGTCGCCGAACGCGCTAGAACGAATCGCGTCGATGGTACCGGGCTCCAGATCGACGATCACTGTCCGCGGGATGTAGCGCTTGAACGACGTCTCGTTGAAGAAGACGCTGATCTTGTCGAGCTGCAGGTCGTTCGTGCCCTCGTAGCTGCCGTCCGGCTGGATCCCGTGCTCGCCGGAGATGACCTCCCAGAACTTGAAGGTTAGAAGGTTATTATTTATCGagaccaaaatttttatactgATAGATCGTTCAACGGATCGGTTAGGAAGACGCTTACCCTGGAGCCGATTTGGTTTCCGCATTGGCCAGCTTGTATGTTTAAAATTTCGCgcattttcgatttttttaattactgtttttttataattttaaaaattacaaatactAGAGAATTTTGAAACGCCGTTCAAAAGgtttactaaaatttaaaagGTTACATGAGAGGAGAGAGGCCTAGACGGGAAAAGTGAACGACATTGAAGTCGCTCAATGAAACAATTGACAGCACTGATTTTGCATATCTTTCTCCATTCGAATCAACATTCCAAGAGGCGGGTGCATTTTAggcttaatttattttatctttttttctttctatcGTCGCtaaaaaattgcaatattaCCTTACAGAGATAATTTCGATTCCGGCTGAACAGTAAACTACGTTACGGACTTTCGGATAACTACCTTACCGATATCGAACGATACCTTACCGCGTTGTTCAATACGGCTACCAGATGTCGTCAGGTCGCCGCGCAAAGATTTCAAACGCCGTTGGAATCCCTTATCCGTTGTTGCAGCCCCTTTATGCGTGTCCCAAGCGTGCAATCACGTCCTCCTATTTCTCCTAGTtgcaaatgtaaaaatttctACACCGCAATAGTAGATACAGAAAAATATTCGCAAAAGTcgtaatacacacacacacacacatcgtaAAGTCATAAGCGGAATAGCAATGCGGATTTACAACTCGCAGCGCTAAAACTATAATAGTTTTCCAATAATCCACGTAAAGTTGGAAAACACGCAAACGGTCGGTAAACATAAGCAAGCCGAGAACGAATCTTCCTTGACACGAATAAAAATACGTGTATTGCCAGGTCTCGCGCGATCGCATGAcccgcagcggcagcggcaatGCAAAAAGGaaactaaaagtaaaaaataagtttcctcctctcgcgcgcgagcgcgtaaaCCATCCCGTAATTCGAATTTACGACTGCTACGTGGGAGAGTATAACATCGGAAAGTGCGTAAAGTGTATGTATCGCCTTCGGCCGCATGATTACACGTAATGCGCGCAAGAGCGCGAGGAAGTTATATACCTACATAGGTGCACTATCTGCTCTGACATTGAAACGAGGTAACTCGGCTGGAAATCATACGTTCCCGGCTCGTTCCCATGAACTCAAGGCGCCGCCTCTCCCTTTCCCTATTCAAAGCGACTTTATATCTTGAATAATTACCTCGGAGGAAGAGCGTgtgggagaaagagagacgacgCGAACACGGCGCTTCTTTGTTCCGTGATATCCGGCGCTCGCGGGATCTGTGcctacgtgtgtatgtgtgtgataAAGACCGAGCGAGAAACTTGGttgcgctgctttttcttcgggAAACCAATTAATACTTCTCTCTCCGTTTCTTCGTCTACTGTACCCTAAAGCcaattataattgaaatttatcgTTTTCCGCGCGGATAGCACGTGTATTATATATCTAATAGTGCATCcttgaatattttataagcgtACAATGTACGACATAGTGCGCGCTAGGAATATATAGATTTCGATTATAGACTATAAGTATATTAATAGTAAGCAGGCGAGGTAAATGACACGAGGCTACGTCAACTGGGAATTCATCATTTATTTCATATTGCAACGTAAAATTtgtacaaataataatacgcaatgatatcaataataataataagccATAATAATGATTACTCGAATAGTCTGTTATCCGCACGCTGACATCTCTCCATCTCAAACTGTCGTATTTACAAAGTCGCACGAATTCTCGCGAAAAGCGCAATTACAAGATTGGCGGTTGTTCAAATATTGAACAGAGGAAAGTTACGTCGGATCCGTGAGAGATATTACGAAATTTCGCTTGGCCTAATAAACGAAGGGAAGAAATTAAAAGAACGGCCGCCCGGTATAGCAAGACAATAGCGGCGCTCGTCGCGCACACCGACCGCGCTCAGCGGTTTACAAAggtaaaaaacaatatttatgtatatatatatacgtaacCATATACACAAGGATCGCATGCAATCGCAGACACTTAtaggtatgtatatataaatggTTCATCTCCCATTGTGTTTTACACGTCCTCCACGCTGGAGAACGCTGACGCctatgtataatatttaaaatgaagAATTGCGTTTTTTATCGACAGCCCGACAAATTTTGGGCCCCTTTTTTTAGTTTGCTCGCGCCTTCTCTTGTTTTGCTTAGTTTCCTCGTAtatctctctgtctttcttaATCGTTTTTGTTTTACATTATGTTACGTTTATCCTTATAACCTTAATCAATAATGTTGCAGTTAAATATTCGCACGACGTTACCTTCGTTCGTCTTTCGTCATTTTTTTCCTATATACATATCTcagcaatattttttttacaaggtAAGTCGAATGTATGGATGATGCGATGAatcgatgtgtgtgtgtgtgtgtgtgtgtgtgtgtgtgtgtgtggactTGGGCTTCTTTCGTTTCCCTTCTCTCCTTCGCGCGCATGAATAATCCGACCTCGTCGATGCTCGACCGGTGGTGCGCCTTCTAAAATCGCCCATTTCctattcctctctctctctctctctctctctctctctctctctctctctctctctctctctctctctctctcaacacTTTTAGgatttcttctctttctctcgtgttattctttttttgttattgtatcatgaaaaaataTGACGTTAGTATACAAGTTATACTTTCCTCTATACGTTTCTCACTCACTCGCACGCACACATTCTCTTCGCCTCTCTATTTTAAATTCTCGACAAGTTCCTTGTTTCTGGCAGTATAATTGTttgcattctctctctctctctctctctctctctcccacccATACGAGAACTCTCTTGCAAAACTATAATTGGTCGCAACGCGTTCCTCAAGATTCCCAGCTCTTTCCAGAAAACCCAAGAAGTTTGCACGAAAAGTCATAGAAGTACacaattattacattttttcccTCTATCTCGTTAAATTCAAGCTAATTGAAAATACGTAAAAAGCGACTCACGACACTTACTATATACGAAAAAACGCTGTTTAGTCCTATACCGAAGTACATAATACGAGCAGCCGAGCTTTCGTGCAAACTTCGGGGATTCGTGTCGGACGGTGGAAACCGCAGGAGGCCACGCGATATATTCAAGCTGCAGACGCTCGAGCATCGACGAAATGCCGTGGAACGttcacatatatatatatttataatatttatatttaatatgtataataataataggcGAGTGATATAAATCGCTTCtctcttgtatttttttttatagctaCTCTACTGTATCTCTTTGTGTATCTTAGTAATCTCTTTGAAAGATGCATGTGCGTGAGTCCTGATCGAGGCGAGGATAATAATTAACAACAGTGCTATTGGCGAAGCGTCGCTTTTTCTCGTCTCTTACATTCCTTTGCCTACATCTCATGCAAGAGCTTGAAAATCGAAGGATTCGCATTTGGCGAAGCGCGTGTTTCCATTCATATaagtgtttttctttttttaattttttgcgctATACGAGCGAAAATGAGATCACATTGAATcgtagaaaaataataacttcaaCAACGTTGGCGATGTACAACATCAGGTATCTCGTGGATTTTTCACCGCGCTTGCGCTTCTCCTCTTCGGCCCGTGACTCTGATAGCATCGAAAATAACTAATGCGAGATCGGCGGAGTTTCTAGGGATTCAATATTGTATATTTCCCGTAagttattcatttttttttagatttttattttatattctctttttCAGACGCTTACGAACGACAGCTTTAAGATCGCAGATGTGCAAGTTAGCCTAATATCTCTCGTATATCGTGGATATAGCATTAAAATTGCGTGCGAGCGTTGTAGGAGATATTATAGAAAAGAGTTCGCGAACGCGCGTCTACGTGAACTggataaaatttacttttatttttgatttcaaAATGGCTTTCAGAAATATACTCTGCGTATATATAATGCATACCGTACTGGTTCATACGGATATTCTCTCGAGTTGAGTGACGTGCGCGAGCTTTGCTTCAAAGCTCGTCAAAGTTTTTGCCGTCGAAATAAAGAGTTATCCATGTAAACCATCGGTTATGCAAGTCTCgatgaaaaaatttcaacggtgttcgtTTAGGTCagagaaataaaatgtttgaGTACTTTATACTTTATAGTAACCCTAGACTTTATTAATCaatgatgtattttttttatataacaaCGCTTAATTGACTGATGTCTTACACTTATCGGATATCTAGATAACAATTTTTCTTAATCAATTGTCGTCTCGATATATACACATAACAACAAAATGACCGATGCTGTAAAATCATCGAGCGAAGAGTCGCAGCGCGATGCCATCGAGCGAACAATATCATCAAACTCCACGCACACACGGCGCACATACAATGAtgggataaaaaaattataataataataatgatgataaaaaataatacaacgAACGCAAGATAATagagtaataataataataataataaaagaaagtcATAGAACCAGCGACGTCGCGAGAAGGTTTCCCTCTCGGGCTGAAACGGCTACGTGTGGAGCGGCTTTCGGGCGCTCAGTGTGTAACGAATGAAAGCAACGGATAATACAACGCTTCGATGAAGAACATAACGTCCGATACAAtcgtcgtgcgcgcgcgctctccaTACCCTACATGCGAAGAAGttaacgtaaaaaaaaaagaattgggAGAGTCACTTACAAGCTAATATTTACAACGCGACCGAGTAATACATCTCTCGCAAAGTTACGCAGGTGGGCTAAAACACGTCGTGTCGTTCTTCTCGCGCGTATAATCGTGGAAAATGTTCGCCGCCGATTTCAGCACGAGCTTCTGTCCAATCTCTCACATCCTAGCACATCGCTTGTTCATGCTTTTGCTTGTCCTtgtgtgtttttcttttgtttagtacaataatatatatataatatatatagattttctttctatatgcatataatataaAGGCTATCTTATTCACGATATCAATCACGTCACAtcgataaatataaatcttgGATCACAATCACTCATCTTACGTTATAATATTTGCTCTCTCATCGCTATATGTCTCGCACGCAAAGCTTGTCTTGCACATTTTCTCTCACTCGCATTTTGCTTCTGCTCGTCGCGGCGTTTCTCTCGAGCAGAGTTCGTTCAAgatataaaagtataaaatatacccAAGCGCCGATCAAGGATGCGCCGCCGTTCGTCTTCCCGTTAAGTAatacacacgcgagagagaaaataaacgacgagACGAATCGACTCTATCGAGTCCATTCATCGGAGTTTataccgagagaaagagagatatgCCCTTTTATGTGCCCGTGCGCGAGAGCCGAGCACGAGTTTTCCGCGTCGGAAGCCGTTCTCTCCCTTCGCGTGTGAATCATTTTTCGAAATACGGCGTAGGAACGTTGACGTTTGTGTGATCGAGAAGAGGACTCCGGCGAATCGATGTGCAGACGCGGAGAACGAACGTGGGGGCGGACTTCTTTCAGAAGAGCAAATTAGGCCATCTTTAGTAATTTGCGTTTAcgttaaagttaaaaaaatatataaaaatacacgtGATAAACgcgataaaaaaatctttttgatTACAACTAAGAGCTGCACCAGCGCAATAAATAgagtaaaacaaaattaattaaataaaaaattccatATCACGTTCGTTCCGGGGTGTCTGTATGTGTTTTCGTATCGATTCAGCGTAGCCCCCGAGAGCGAGTCTgagca
The sequence above is drawn from the Nasonia vitripennis strain AsymCx chromosome 4, Nvit_psr_1.1, whole genome shotgun sequence genome and encodes:
- the LOC100113958 gene encoding tubulin beta chain gives rise to the protein MREILNIQAGQCGNQIGSRFWEVISGEHGIQPDGSYEGTNDLQLDKISVFFNETSFKRYIPRTVIVDLEPGTIDAIRSSAFGDLFRPDNFIFGQNGASNNWAKGHYTEGAEIVDQVLDVVRREAENCDCIQGFQLTHSLGGGTGSGMGTLLLSKIRDEYPDRIINAYSIVPSPKVQDTVVGPYNVLLSIQQLVNLTDSTFCIDNQALYEICLRTLELPSPTYTDLNHLVSLTMSGVTTCLRFPGQLNADLRKLAVNMVPFPRLHFFLTGFAPLISRASKIYNGLSVSELTQQMFDARNVMAACDPRNGRYLTVAAIFRGQMSMKEVEDEMLNIQNKNSPYFVDWIPNNVKTAVCDIPPKGLSISGTFLGNSTVIHEVFKRVSAQFTLMFKRKAFLHWFTGEGMEENEFTDAHADLLDLIAEYQQYETMNGPRDAPDEDVEVVEEELRD